TGTCGTAGTTTTGGAGCCCCTCGCCGCTCATGGCATGAACCCGCCCGGTCGGGTGGGTCATGAACTCGCCGTCGGGCGCCTTTTCATGCAGGTCCGCGGTCGAGGCCGCGAGCACCCTGCGCCCCTCCCCCTGGATGAAGAGGAGCGATTTCCCCGCCAGTTCCTCGACCGGCAGGGGCCGGTCGAGGAACCGGAGGTCGGGGATATGGAGCAGCCTGAAGAGCTGCCAGCACCCGAAGCGCAGGGCGCGGTTGTCCACCCCGAATTCCTCGGCGATCCGGTAGCCCAGGAACTGCTCGATGGTTTCGTAGGCGCTGTCGGCGGCGACCGCCCGGACTTCCGGGAACGCGGCCGCGGACTTGAGGGCCGCGAAGGCGCTCGTGTCCACCCCCCAGATCCCCATCCGCTCCGGGTTGTTTTCGGGGCGCCCGATCATGAAGCGCACGGCGTCGGCCATCTCCCCCGTTTCTTCGAGCCCGAGCGTGCTGGCCCCCCTGGGCGCGGCGCCGCTCCCGCGCTGGTCGACCACCAGCAGGTTGAACCCGTGCTGATGGAGGGCGACCGCCAGGCTCAGGGCGTCCGACCGGCTCATGCCGTGGCCCGGGGCCAGGATGATGCCCGGGGCGTGCCTGAGTCCCGGGATCCACCACCCCGGGATCGATCCCCCGCGGCTCGAGGGGACCTGGAGTTCGAGCGACGGGAGGAGGTAGTGCGACGGGTTGACCGATTCGGTCACGGCCCCGGGATGGGAGATTGTATACACCAGGAAACCCAGGACCAGGGCGCCGCCTGCAAGCAGGACAAGGCAGGAGGGCAACAGCGTCCGCCGTAACCATCCCGACTTGGTTTTAGCCTTTAACGCCCGCCGTTTCATGGAAATAAGGCTCCGGGAATCCGCCCGCATCCGGGCCGTGGGAGTCGGCTGCGGGTCGAGCTGTCGTGTTTCCGCTGTCGGGGGTCAATATAGCATAGGGGATTGCAGCAGGGTCAAGAAAAATCACAATATAATGGGGTTATTTGAGTAACTGGCTACCATATGTTGAGTTTAGGGAGGTTTTCCGTCGGGCCCCCCGGCCGAGGGTGCGCAAGTCCCCGGGAGTATTGATATTAGCCAGGTCGGAGTCGAAAAACGGGCCCTGGTCGGGCGTCACCCAGCGGATGCGCAGGGGGCCGTCGAGGAAGGTGGCGATCACCTTCCGGGCGCCGCGCTCGAGGGCCTCTTCGATCCTCGGCAGGCAGCTCCTCCGGTAGACGGCGCACAGCGGGTGGGCCAGCCCCCCCTCCGAACGGGGGATGGCGGCGTCGTACCCTTCGGCGAGGCGGACGAGATTTTCGAGCAGCCGGGTGGGCACGCTCGGCAGGTCGCAGGCCAGGACGAGGTAGAGGGTGGCTTCCTCGTGATGCATGGCGGCGTGAACCCCCGCCAGCGGGCCGTGATCCCTGTAGCGGTCGGGGACGACGGGGAACCCGAGGAAGCGGTAGGCGTCCTCCTCGTCGGCCGAGACCAGGATGCGGCGGGTCAGGGGGAGCACCCGATCGATCACGATCCGGATCAGGCTGCGTCCGTCGACCGTGACCAGCGCCTTGTTGCTCCCCATCCGGCGGCTCTTCCCGCCGGCCAGGATGACGGCGCACAGATCCTCGTTAGCCATGGATCCCATCATCGGGCCCCGGCCGTTGTTCGTCAACCGCAATGTGTCATTCGCCCTCACCCCGGGGCATTCTGTTATATACTGGCCGGGAAAGGTCGGGACAGATGACAACACGTTCGCTCTGGCTTGCCGCGGCGCTTTCGGCCCTCGCGGCGCTCCCCTATTCCGGGTCGGCGGCGGCCCCGGATTTCTTCCGGATCGAGGACCTCCGCCCCGGACTCAGGGGGACCGGCAGGACCTGTTTCCAGGGGACCCGGCCCGAGGAGTTCCAGGTGGAAATCCTCGGGGTGATGCGCGGGGTGTCGCCGGGCGCCGATTCGGTGCTGGCCCGCTTCAGCGGCGGGCGGATCGACAGGTACGGCATCTTCGAGGGGATGAGCGGCAGCCCCGTCTACATCGACGGGAAGCTCCTCGGCGCCGTCGCTTACTCCTACGCCTTCGCCCGGGAGCCGATCGCGGGGATCACGCCCATCGCCCACATGGTGGACGCCTTCGAGGAAAAGGGCGGGGGCCTTCGCCTGGAAAAAGGGGGAATACGGGACGGCATGCTTCCGCTCCCCGCCGTAGGCGGGGGAGGGCTCGAATTCCCCATCCTGCCGGGAGGGGGCGCCGCCCCGGGCGCGCGGGACGCGCATTCTTTGCTCCCCATCGCCACTCCCCTCTCCCTGGGGGGCTTTCATCCCGGGACTCTGGAGGCTTTCGCCCCCCGCTTCCGTGCCGCGGGGATGACGCTGCTGCAGGGATCCGGAGCCGCATCCGGCGACCCGCCGGGGGACCAGCCCCCGTTCGAGCCCGGCTCCAACATCGTGGTTTCGCTCGTGGAGGGGGACCTGGATGTCTCCGCCGGGGGCACGGTGACCTATGTGGACGGGGACCGACTCTATGCCTTCGGGCACAACCTCCTGGAACTGGGGAACACGGAGCTCCCGATGCGCCGGGCCAGCGCCGTGACCATCTTCCCCAGTTTCGAGAGCTCCTTCAAGATCCTGGCCGCGGGCGGCGTCGCGGGCGCGATCCGCCAGGACCGGGGCATGGGCATCTACGGCATCGTGGGGGACCGGGCGCGCACGGTGCCGGTGCGGATCGGGCTCCTCTCCAGCCGCGGCGCGCGGAAGGAATACCGGTTCGAGCTGGCGCGGGACTCCATGCTGACGCCGGTCCTGCTCAATATGACGGTCTACAACACCATCACCGCGTCCGAGCGCGCCCAGGGGGGGGCCACGATCGGGGTCACGGGGAAGATCGGCATCGGAAACCAGCCCGAGGTCCGGGTCGCCGGACGCTTCTCCTCACGGAGCGAAGCGGTGCAGAACGCCGCGCTTTCGGTCGCCGTGCCTGTCAACTACCTGATGGAAGCCGGATACCCGGACCTGGACCTCGAGCGGATCGACCTGGAGATTTCGGTCCTGGAAAAGGACCGGAGCGCCCGGCTCGACTCGATCCGGGTGGATCGCCGGGAGGTGCGGGCGGGGGATTCGGTCGAGCTGACGATGACGGCTCAGCGGCCAGACGGGGAGATCCTCCGGGAGGTTCGCACCGTGCGGATCCCGGCGACCGCCTCCCCCGGCCCGCTCACCCTGACCCTGGCCGACGGGTCGGCCCTGACGACGCTGGAACAGCAACAGGAGGGGGGCGCCCTGACACCGCGCGACCTGGGTCAGCTGATCGGGTTCCTCAACCGGATGCGCCGGAACGACCGTCTCTATCTGCGCTTTTCGCGGCGCGAGCCGGGGGTGGTGATGCGAGGGGAGGGGATGCCGGGCCTCCCCCCGTCGATCCTTTCGGTGCTCCAATCGGAGCGGAAATCGGGGGCCCTGACCGCAATCCGCACCTCCACCATCGCGGAATACGAACTTCCCGCGTCCGATGACGTCATCGCCGGCTCCCGGTCGGTGGCGATCGAGATCAAGCCCTGACACGAGGTCTCTGCATGCATATGAGGAAAACCACCCTGCCGGCCGCCTTTCTGGCCCTTTCGATCGCCTCCTGGGCCGCCATGCCCCGGTTCTGGGAGAACTTCACCCGGGAGGAGCTGCTCCAGGGGAGTTTCAGCGGCGTTTCCCTCGGCCCGGAAGGGGCGCTGTCGCTCGCACCCCCCCTCGACCTCTGGTTCGACACCGGCCAGGAATATATCTTTTCCATGGTCCGCGACCGGGCGGGCAACCTCTACGTCGGAACGGGGACGGAAGGGAAGGTGTACAGGATCGACCCCGAAGGGAAGGGGAGCCTGTATTTCGATTCCGGAGAACTCCACGTCTTCGCTCTGGCGCTCGATTCCTCCGATACCCTGTACGCCGCGACCTCTCCCGACGGGAAGGTCTACCGCCTGGGCGCGGCGAACGACCCCCGGGAATTCTGCGACCCGGAAGAAAAGTACATATGGGCGATGGCGTTCGACCCGGAGGACAACCTCTACCTCGGGACCGGGGCCGGCGGCGCCATTTACAGGGTGGACAGGGCGGGGGAGGCGTCCCTCTTTTACGCCTCCGGCGACAGCCACGTCCGCTGCCTCGTGATCGAGGGGAAGAACCTGCTGGCGGGGACCGCGCCCGACGGGCGGGTGCTCCGCGTGGACGGGCGCGGGAGGGGGTTCGCCCTGGCAGACACCCCCTACGAGGAGGTGCACGCGCTCGCCCTGGACCGGTTCGGCACCCTCTACGCCGTGGCCTCCTCCCCGAAGGCGCCCGGGGCCCCCGCCGGGACCGCCCCCGCCGGGGAGGGGGACCCGAAGGTCTCGACGACGGTGACCGTCGTGGCGACTGTG
This DNA window, taken from Acidobacteriota bacterium, encodes the following:
- a CDS encoding molybdenum cofactor guanylyltransferase, giving the protein MANEDLCAVILAGGKSRRMGSNKALVTVDGRSLIRIVIDRVLPLTRRILVSADEEDAYRFLGFPVVPDRYRDHGPLAGVHAAMHHEEATLYLVLACDLPSVPTRLLENLVRLAEGYDAAIPRSEGGLAHPLCAVYRRSCLPRIEEALERGARKVIATFLDGPLRIRWVTPDQGPFFDSDLANINTPGDLRTLGRGARRKTSLNSTYGSQLLK